GGCGAGGATGAGGAGGGAAAGGACGGTCGTGAGGTCGACGTGGGAAATGGTTCGCCAAAACGAGATCCCGGCGCGCTTTCGCTCGGCCATCCAAATCCCCCTTTCCGGCTGCGGAGTACGGCATTCCCCGGGAACCCATACACTACACGGCGGCGCGACCTGTTCGATTTGTCAGCGACGCGAAAAAAAGCGTCGAACCCGCGTAAATACGGATGGCGTCTCTTCGAGACGCATGAGCGGTACGGATTCGCCCAAAATACGTCGCGCGATATTTCGGTACGCCTGTGCGGCCGGAGAACGGCGCTCGAGGACCGTGGGAACGCCCTGGTTCGTGTCGCGGATGACCTGTTCGTCGTCGGGAACGATGCCCAAGAGGTCGACCCCAAGGATCTGCACGATCTCCTCCACGCCCACCTGCTCCATTTTTTGGGCAAGGTGCGGGCGAATGCGGTTGATCACGAGGCGGGGGCGAAAGATCCCCTTCTTTTCCAAAAGGCCGATCACCCGGTCGGCATCCCGGATCGCCGAAACCTCCGGCGTCGTGACGACGATGGCCTCCTGCGCGCCGGCAACGGCGGTGTGGAACCCATGTTCGATGCCCGCAGGAGAATCGATGAGGACGAAATCGAACGAGGCCCCCGCTTCCGTGACGATGCGGGCCATCGCCTCGGGGGATACGGCCGTCTTGTCCTTGGTCTGAGAAGCCGGGAGGAGGAAGAGTCGGTCTTCCATGCGCTTGTCGCGCACGTACGCCTGCTCGAGGCGAACCCGTCCCTCCGCGACGTCGACGAGGTCGTAGACGATGCGGTTTTCCAAGCCGAGGATGAGGTCGAGGTTGCGAAGGCCGATGTCCGCGTCGACGAGGAGGACGCGCCGTCCGAGCATCGCCAAGGCGGTCCCCAAATTCGCCGTCGTCGTCGACTTCCCTACGCCCCCTTTGCCCGACGTGATCACGATCGGATGCCCCATGATCTCCCCTCCCCTACCTACTCCTGCCGCGCGTAAACGCCATCAAACCTCCGGCAGTAACCCTTCGAGACCGCGGAACCGGAAGCGGCGAAACTCCCGGTAGGGAAACACCTCTACCCCGCCGTCCGTTTGTACGGCAAAGCTGGGTAGGTCACGAAGTTCCTCGGGAATGTCGGCCCCGGCGAGGTGACGGTCGCCGATCACGAGAAGCGCAGCCCGGAGGGAACTCGCGACGATGAAACCCGTCGACTCGCGAACGCGAGCCTCGCCGGCGAGGCGGCCCAAGACGTACACGGCTTCGCGCCCTTCCACCTTGGCCCCCCCGTGCACGTCGCCGACGACGAGGAGGTCTCCTGCCGCCGCAACGTGTTCGCCGCTGCGCACGGGACCGAAATACACCCGGGCGCAGGGCATTCCGAAGCCCGCGGATTCTTCTTCGGGAAATACGTCCGCCCGGATTTCGCGCACGCGGAAGTATCCGCCCTCCTCGAGGATGCGGGCGAGTTCCTCTTCGCGCTCCGAAGAAAACCGCCGCCGACCCAGGTGAAGAACGACCGGCACCGGCGGCCCGGAAGAAAAACTTTCCTGCGCTTCTCGGACCTTTCGTTGCAACTCGTCCCTAAGCTCGCCAAAGCTCGACTCCTCGCTCAGGAAAAAGGTAAGCCCGGCTTCCGTTCCCTTCACGAAGACGTGCGGGCGTGACATCGGTGCGGCCATGGATCTTGCCTCCACAGGGGTATGCATTCCACACGCCGGCCGGAAATTCCTCTCGAAGACACGTCTAACGGGCCGGGCTCGCCTCGAGGGAATCCGCACGCCGAAGTTCGAAGTAGGTTTCCACAATCTTTCGAGCGATGCCGCCCGCGTCGGCGGAACCGGATTTCCCCCCGGGGAAAACGACGGCAAAGGCGATCTCGGGATTTTCGTAAGGGGCAAACCCGACCATGAGGCCGTCCATAATGGAGGTGTTTCCGATTTTGTAGATCTCCGCCGTTCCCGTCTTGGCCGCTACGGATACCCCAAGTCCGGCGAACGTCCAGTACGCCGTGCCCCCAGGTTCGCTGGCGACCTTCCACATCCCCCGACGCACGTACTCGAGTTCCTCCTGCGTAAAGGGAACATGCCAGAGGACGCGGGGAGGGATCGTCTCCACCACGGCGCCGGGAGATTCCGGGGTCCCGTCGGAAACGCGGATTTCCCGCGCGACGTGCGGCCAGAGGACGTCTCCGCCGTTGGCGATCGCCGCCACGTACACCGCGAGCTGAAGCGGCGTGTATTGATCTCCCTGCCCGAACATCATCTGCGCCAGGGATCCGGCCCGCTGTTCGGGCGGGATGTCCTTGAGGGTGACGTCGGTTTCGCCTGGGAGGTCTACGCCCAGCCGGACACCGAGCCCCAGAGAAGCTGCGTAGCGGCGGACGAGGGCGATCTGGGCGTCGAGGTCTCCGCGGCGCATGAGGCGCTTTCCGACTTCGATCATGTAGCCGTTGATGGAGTACTTGAGGGCGTCTTGGCCGTCCACGTACGTGCGGGGCGCTCCCGACCAGTCGTGAAACGGTTGCGTGCCCACGTAATACGTCCCGGAGGCGAAAAACCTTTCGTTAGGGGCAAAGAGCTTTTCGTGTAGGGCCGTGAGCACGGTCACCATCTTAAACGTGGACCCTGGAAGGTACGTCCCGCTTACGGCGCGGTTGAGTTCGTTTTCCAGGTTTTCCAAGTAATTGGGATCGTACGTCCGGTAGTTGGCAAGGGCGAGGATTTCCCCCGTGCGCACGTCCAAAACTACCGCAGAGGCATCCTTCATCCGCTCCCGCGCCTTGGCCGGATACGACGGGTCCTTGGAAAGCTCGTCCACCCTCGCCCGGAGGAAGTCCTCTAGAGCCTTTTGTAGACGAGCATCGAGGGAGAGGACGAGGTTGTACCCACTGCGCGGGGGTCGGCGTTCTTCCTGCACGACGCCTTCGTACTTTCGGTTGATCTGTACCTGGACGAGCCCCTTTTGCCCGCGAAGGACGTCGTCGTACGTCTTCTCCACCCCGTTGCGCCCCACGCGTTCTGTCGGGGCGTACCCCTTTTGGAAGTAATGGGTGGCTTCCTCCGCAGGGATCCACCCCGTGTAGCCGAGGACGTGAGCGGCAAGCGAGCCGTTGGGGTACTCGCGTTTTGCCCCGGGAGCGACCTTTACCCCGGGGTAGTCGGGGGCGTTTTCCTCGACGGCAAAGGTCACGCGTTCGGATACGTCGTCGGCGATGACTCGGGGGGTGTACGGGGGGAGCCCCTCGGGCACGCTCACGACCTTCCAGTCGGCCTCCGAAAAAGGCGCCCCCTCGTCGAGGGCGCGACGGAGTTCTTCCTCGCGTC
This is a stretch of genomic DNA from Brockia lithotrophica. It encodes these proteins:
- the minD gene encoding septum site-determining protein MinD gives rise to the protein MGHPIVITSGKGGVGKSTTTANLGTALAMLGRRVLLVDADIGLRNLDLILGLENRIVYDLVDVAEGRVRLEQAYVRDKRMEDRLFLLPASQTKDKTAVSPEAMARIVTEAGASFDFVLIDSPAGIEHGFHTAVAGAQEAIVVTTPEVSAIRDADRVIGLLEKKGIFRPRLVINRIRPHLAQKMEQVGVEEIVQILGVDLLGIVPDDEQVIRDTNQGVPTVLERRSPAAQAYRNIARRILGESVPLMRLEETPSVFTRVRRFFSRR
- a CDS encoding peptidoglycan D,D-transpeptidase FtsI family protein, whose protein sequence is MEEPKRFARRINVLFLGVFVLFSLLLLRLTQLQLVHGEDYARLAETLVVQNLEIPAARGWIYDRNGAVLAKNRAVYTLTFVDLGLTREQLLALAARLEALLRPEDPKLHRVEILRRMDVGLSYRAVDPGREEELRRALDEGAPFSEADWKVVSVPEGLPPYTPRVIADDVSERVTFAVEENAPDYPGVKVAPGAKREYPNGSLAAHVLGYTGWIPAEEATHYFQKGYAPTERVGRNGVEKTYDDVLRGQKGLVQVQINRKYEGVVQEERRPPRSGYNLVLSLDARLQKALEDFLRARVDELSKDPSYPAKARERMKDASAVVLDVRTGEILALANYRTYDPNYLENLENELNRAVSGTYLPGSTFKMVTVLTALHEKLFAPNERFFASGTYYVGTQPFHDWSGAPRTYVDGQDALKYSINGYMIEVGKRLMRRGDLDAQIALVRRYAASLGLGVRLGVDLPGETDVTLKDIPPEQRAGSLAQMMFGQGDQYTPLQLAVYVAAIANGGDVLWPHVAREIRVSDGTPESPGAVVETIPPRVLWHVPFTQEELEYVRRGMWKVASEPGGTAYWTFAGLGVSVAAKTGTAEIYKIGNTSIMDGLMVGFAPYENPEIAFAVVFPGGKSGSADAGGIARKIVETYFELRRADSLEASPAR
- a CDS encoding septum site-determining protein MinC; this translates as MAAPMSRPHVFVKGTEAGLTFFLSEESSFGELRDELQRKVREAQESFSSGPPVPVVLHLGRRRFSSEREEELARILEEGGYFRVREIRADVFPEEESAGFGMPCARVYFGPVRSGEHVAAAGDLLVVGDVHGGAKVEGREAVYVLGRLAGEARVRESTGFIVASSLRAALLVIGDRHLAGADIPEELRDLPSFAVQTDGGVEVFPYREFRRFRFRGLEGLLPEV